One window from the genome of Candidatus Eisenbacteria bacterium encodes:
- a CDS encoding beta-glucosidase: MPPPNEFPEGFLWGAATSAYQIEGSPLADGAGASIWHRFTHLPGRTANGDTGDVACDHYRRWESDVELMRSLGLAAYRFSISWSRVLPEGRGRVNAKGLDFYSRLVDRLLERGIQPSVTLYHWDLPAALDDLGGWLSPDSPGWFADYAKVIFEALGDRVPMWATLNEPWVIVDAGYLHGVNAPGHASVAEAPRAARHLLLAHGAAVATYRAGGWPHRIGLVVNLEPKDPASNSAEDLAATARAHAYFNEQFLDPVLLGRDTPALAPIYGEHWRPWSAEELARVSRPIDFVGVNWYTRALTRHDPARPPVFDARVVPEGAVRMTTGWEYHPQSLERTLLWIRERYGDVPLYVTENGGAFPDPTVAPAGGVDDPLRVESFRGHLRACRAAIARGVDLRGYFAWSLMDNLEWSSGFTQRFGIVHVNFATQQRTVKASGGLFREVIRTNGAVIGD, translated from the coding sequence GTGCCGCCACCGAACGAGTTTCCCGAAGGTTTCCTGTGGGGAGCGGCGACGTCCGCGTACCAGATCGAAGGCTCGCCGCTGGCGGACGGCGCCGGCGCCAGCATCTGGCACCGCTTCACGCACCTGCCGGGCAGGACCGCGAACGGCGACACCGGCGACGTCGCGTGCGATCACTACCGGCGCTGGGAGTCCGACGTCGAGCTGATGCGCTCCCTGGGCCTGGCGGCGTACCGCTTCAGCATCTCGTGGTCGCGCGTGCTGCCGGAGGGCCGCGGGCGTGTGAACGCGAAGGGCCTGGATTTCTACTCCCGCCTCGTGGACCGCCTTCTCGAGCGCGGGATCCAGCCGAGCGTCACGCTCTACCACTGGGACCTGCCCGCCGCCCTCGACGATCTCGGCGGCTGGTTGTCGCCGGACTCGCCCGGGTGGTTCGCCGATTACGCGAAGGTGATCTTCGAAGCGCTCGGCGACCGCGTGCCGATGTGGGCGACCCTCAACGAACCGTGGGTGATCGTGGACGCGGGCTACCTGCACGGCGTCAACGCGCCGGGGCACGCCAGCGTCGCCGAGGCCCCGCGGGCCGCGCGCCACCTGCTGCTCGCGCACGGCGCCGCCGTGGCGACCTACCGCGCCGGCGGCTGGCCTCACCGGATCGGCCTCGTCGTCAACCTCGAACCCAAGGACCCGGCCTCCAACTCGGCGGAGGATCTGGCCGCCACCGCGCGCGCGCACGCCTACTTCAACGAACAGTTCCTGGATCCGGTCCTGCTCGGTCGGGACACTCCCGCGCTCGCCCCGATCTACGGAGAACACTGGCGGCCGTGGAGCGCCGAGGAACTCGCGCGCGTCTCGCGGCCGATCGACTTCGTGGGCGTGAACTGGTACACGCGCGCGCTCACGCGTCACGACCCCGCGCGCCCGCCCGTCTTCGACGCGCGCGTCGTTCCCGAAGGCGCCGTGCGCATGACCACCGGCTGGGAGTACCACCCGCAGAGCCTCGAGCGCACGCTGTTGTGGATTCGCGAGCGCTACGGAGACGTGCCCCTTTACGTCACCGAGAACGGCGGCGCGTTCCCCGACCCGACGGTCGCGCCCGCCGGCGGTGTGGACGACCCGCTGCGGGTCGAGAGCTTCCGCGGCCACCTGCGCGCGTGCCGCGCCGCCATCGCCCGGGGCGTGGACCTGCGCGGCTACTTCGCCTGGTCGCTCATGGACAACCTCGAGTGGAGCTCGGG
- a CDS encoding LacI family DNA-binding transcriptional regulator, which yields MATIRDVAREAGVSIATVSRVFNQSSLVRPDTCEHVRGVASRLDYWPNSAARSLITHRTSAIGVLLPDLYGEFFSEVIRGIDLAARREKFQVLVSSSHASAETLVSAVRALRGRIDGLIVMAPDADATEAIQDFSTRFPVVLLNPGPIALECASLAVANFDGAHAAVTHLARLGHRRIAILRGPVSNSDAEERRRGWRQALHDAGLEAAPELELEGDFSESAGFAAAGRLFALDTRPTAVFAANDYMAAGLLAAAREAGVNVPGELAVCGFDDIAIARYLTPALTTVDVDACELGTRALLKLLPFARARRPAEVLHEVLPTRVVVRASCGAGRPAAAAVPARRRHGPRPAASPSLREGRGAPGGDGAPA from the coding sequence GTGGCCACCATTCGTGACGTCGCGCGCGAAGCCGGAGTCTCGATCGCGACCGTCTCCCGGGTCTTCAACCAGTCGTCGCTCGTGCGCCCCGACACCTGCGAGCACGTGCGCGGGGTCGCGTCGCGGCTCGACTACTGGCCCAACAGCGCCGCGCGCAGTCTGATCACCCATCGCACGAGCGCGATCGGCGTGCTGCTGCCCGACCTGTACGGCGAGTTCTTTTCCGAGGTCATCCGCGGCATCGATCTGGCGGCGCGGCGAGAGAAGTTCCAGGTGCTCGTCTCCAGCTCGCACGCGAGCGCCGAGACGCTCGTCAGCGCCGTGCGCGCGCTGCGAGGCCGCATTGACGGGCTCATCGTCATGGCGCCGGACGCCGACGCGACCGAGGCGATCCAGGATTTTTCGACGCGCTTCCCGGTCGTGCTGCTGAACCCGGGACCGATCGCGCTCGAGTGCGCGTCGCTCGCGGTCGCGAACTTCGACGGCGCGCACGCCGCGGTCACGCACCTCGCGCGCCTCGGACACCGCCGGATCGCGATCCTGCGCGGCCCCGTCTCGAACTCCGACGCCGAGGAGCGCCGCCGCGGCTGGCGGCAGGCCCTGCACGACGCCGGACTCGAGGCGGCCCCCGAGCTGGAACTGGAGGGCGATTTCAGCGAGTCCGCCGGCTTCGCCGCGGCCGGGCGGCTGTTCGCGCTCGACACGCGCCCGACCGCGGTCTTCGCGGCGAACGACTACATGGCCGCCGGCCTGCTCGCCGCGGCGCGCGAAGCCGGCGTGAACGTGCCGGGCGAACTGGCCGTGTGCGGCTTCGACGACATCGCCATCGCCCGCTATCTGACACCGGCACTGACGACCGTGGACGTGGATGCCTGCGAGCTGGGAACGCGCGCCCTGCTCAAGCTGCTGCCGTTCGCGCGCGCGCGCCGGCCCGCCGAGGTGCTTCACGAGGTGCTGCCCACGCGCGTGGTCGTGCGGGCTTCCTGCGGGGCGGGGCGTCCGGCGGCCGCCGCAGTTCCCGCCCGGCGGCGTCATGGCCCGCGGCCCGCGGCGTCACCCTCGTTGCGGGAAGGGCGCGGCGCGCCGGGCGGCGACGGCGCTCCAGCCTGA
- a CDS encoding T9SS type A sorting domain-containing protein — MKRGVLVAVLTAGAALATVLPSHAQFQRYDSMWARSTNGATLTLDGYMNEPEWAQAESVLVRYPLDNGIPGSGWKDEGGFPATDRTYAVFRFLTVGDQLWMCATVRDSSIGGSNLFNRFDGLLMSIKNHANGSRPATPGEQFISWWANDTGDPNPSAVDHAPTMYGAWRTPDTPPTPTQLQAWDARVTWLGKVNSDTTADAGYTVEMRCDMPLNGYDITRPEGDVVEWNASVYDCDWYWPLANFFRFAVNRSWIQGPWGNAYWYGDVKIHCRPDVTIASGPVPAAGPDLIVRNLGNLIAEPAIDGTLGDAAWINAPSLAIRYDDLALLDSYPGTGPWRSGQYQAEVNGNGGAAFVADPGDATVKYFFKGTKLYLSFDVNDQVVQDVLAEDRWDGFNVSINDRVRRFSDNNLKSWACGFRVGPGGSMVRVFDLPYLQDSLNAVQVALQLKPGTTVDTLGVDTDAGYTAELSIDLTALGYPADLGDRALYFGITYYDGDSYSPITDSYGTRTWFFREREYLDGPCVAFMDPNQYVTTGVGDEVPSRLELAGAFPNPFRRGTTVRYSLPAAARVSLEVFDLQGRVVASRDLGVQAAGSRQAAVPSFATRSGVYLYRLTMQDARTGAKQGTLAGKMMVLQ; from the coding sequence ATGAAGAGAGGGGTACTCGTGGCGGTGCTGACGGCCGGCGCCGCTCTGGCGACGGTCCTGCCGAGCCACGCACAGTTCCAGCGGTACGATTCGATGTGGGCGCGCAGCACGAACGGCGCGACGCTGACGCTCGACGGCTACATGAACGAGCCGGAGTGGGCGCAGGCCGAGTCCGTGCTCGTCCGCTATCCGCTCGACAACGGCATTCCGGGCAGCGGCTGGAAGGACGAGGGCGGGTTTCCGGCCACGGACCGGACCTACGCGGTGTTCCGCTTCCTGACGGTCGGGGACCAGCTGTGGATGTGCGCGACGGTGCGTGACAGCTCGATCGGCGGCTCGAACCTCTTCAACCGCTTCGACGGACTGCTCATGTCCATCAAGAACCACGCGAACGGCTCGCGTCCCGCCACGCCGGGCGAGCAATTCATCTCGTGGTGGGCGAACGACACCGGCGACCCGAACCCGAGCGCCGTGGACCATGCCCCGACGATGTACGGCGCGTGGCGCACCCCCGACACGCCTCCCACGCCGACGCAGCTGCAGGCGTGGGACGCGCGCGTGACCTGGCTCGGCAAGGTCAACAGCGACACGACCGCCGACGCCGGCTACACGGTCGAGATGCGCTGCGACATGCCGCTGAACGGCTACGACATCACCCGCCCCGAGGGCGACGTGGTCGAGTGGAACGCCTCGGTGTACGACTGCGACTGGTACTGGCCGCTCGCGAACTTCTTCCGCTTCGCGGTCAACCGCTCGTGGATCCAGGGCCCGTGGGGCAACGCGTACTGGTACGGCGACGTCAAGATCCACTGCCGCCCCGACGTGACCATCGCCTCCGGCCCCGTGCCGGCGGCCGGTCCCGACCTGATCGTCCGAAACCTCGGCAACCTGATCGCCGAGCCGGCCATCGACGGCACGCTGGGCGACGCCGCGTGGATCAACGCGCCGAGCCTCGCGATCCGCTACGACGACCTCGCCCTGCTGGACTCCTACCCGGGAACGGGACCGTGGCGTTCGGGCCAGTATCAGGCCGAGGTCAACGGCAACGGCGGTGCCGCGTTCGTCGCCGACCCCGGCGACGCGACCGTGAAGTACTTCTTCAAGGGCACGAAGCTCTACCTGTCGTTCGACGTGAACGACCAGGTCGTCCAGGACGTCCTGGCCGAGGATCGCTGGGACGGGTTCAACGTCAGCATCAACGACCGCGTCCGGCGTTTCAGCGACAACAACCTGAAGAGCTGGGCCTGCGGGTTCCGCGTCGGGCCCGGCGGCTCCATGGTCCGCGTGTTCGACCTGCCGTACCTGCAGGACAGCCTGAATGCCGTGCAGGTGGCGCTCCAGCTCAAGCCCGGCACGACGGTGGACACGCTCGGCGTGGACACCGACGCGGGCTACACGGCCGAACTCTCGATCGACCTGACGGCGCTCGGCTACCCGGCCGATCTCGGCGATCGGGCGCTGTACTTCGGGATCACCTACTACGACGGCGATTCCTACAGCCCGATCACGGACAGCTACGGCACGCGCACGTGGTTCTTCCGCGAGCGTGAGTACCTCGACGGTCCGTGCGTCGCCTTCATGGATCCGAACCAGTACGTCACGACGGGCGTCGGCGACGAGGTGCCCTCGCGGCTGGAGCTCGCGGGCGCCTTCCCGAACCCGTTCCGGCGCGGAACCACGGTGCGTTACTCGCTGCCCGCGGCGGCGCGCGTGAGCCTCGAGGTCTTCGACCTGCAGGGCCGCGTGGTCGCTTCGCGCGACCTCGGCGTGCAGGCGGCCGGCTCCCGCCAGGCGGCGGTGCCGTCGTTCGCGACCCGCTCCGGCGTTTACCTGTACCGCCTGACGATGCAGGACGCCCGGACCGGCGCGAAGCAGGGAACGCTGGCCGGCAAGATGATGGTGCTTCAGTAG
- a CDS encoding TonB-dependent receptor, which yields MECWKKGGRRFAATLALACFATTALAGTTGKIAGVITNEKKEPLTGVNVIVIGQHLGGMSDDQGRFTIINVPAGVFDVKAAVLGYAPTTIQGVEVNADATTRLDIALKEQAVAIEGVVVSARRPIIETNRTSNIATVSRQKLESLPVQELQDIVNLQAGVVDGHFRGGRVGEVQYQVDGVSVNNAYDNKSTLRLDRSILEEVQVISGTFDAEYGQAMSGVVNAVLRRGGEKFHWDAEVYSGQPVYAGSAGRIVAPGLRPASQLSFQASADGPTFLPHTTYLLSARRFLDDGWIRGERRFVPTDTIFHRPYAGSSVDSVRRADPHGDGGEVALGTSREWSGVVKLSNSSIRNVALHWQGILNVTDTRQANWAYRLDPDGLRKQHTLSLVQGMDLTHTLTANRFYTLSVRQNYKDYSDYAYESVWDPRYDAAGAPFALNSEYEDGALIGGVDLGRFVQRTNGVVLKGSFVDQVTKERQLKIGGEFQAPHVRFGAPGYLSFFADSLNAAQTIHRVVDYSPRFPGVIEYRPFLGAAFAQEEIEWRDLTLRAGARVDYFDARASLPSDLANPANSITGVPQSHPRRVTPKVSVSPRIGVSFPISDGASLFFAYGHFSQFPGIGDVFTNADYRQLSDLQATSPIVTMGNPDIRPERTVQYQFGWKQAVNENLGVDVTAFYKDIRDLLGTKILETYNGARYAQLSNVDFGSVTGVTVTLTRRALGPLSATLDYTWQSAQGNSSDPNETADRVAAGEDAEPRSVPFNWDQRHTLNLTTVLSKPGDYSLSAILRVQSGQPYTPVLSAGFSGGLETNSGRKPVSMLADLRGEKSMSLFGTRVRWFGRVFNLFDTRFFNGFVFTSSGDPYYTRFPVKDKATLDDPTRFYGPRRVEVGLSLNVAK from the coding sequence ATGGAATGCTGGAAGAAGGGGGGACGGCGATTCGCGGCCACGCTGGCGCTCGCGTGCTTCGCCACCACCGCGCTCGCGGGCACGACCGGCAAGATCGCCGGCGTGATCACGAACGAGAAGAAGGAGCCGCTGACTGGCGTCAACGTGATCGTGATCGGGCAGCACCTCGGAGGGATGAGCGACGATCAGGGGCGGTTCACGATCATCAACGTCCCGGCCGGGGTCTTCGACGTGAAGGCGGCGGTGCTCGGCTACGCGCCCACGACGATCCAGGGAGTCGAGGTGAACGCCGACGCCACGACCCGGCTGGACATCGCCCTGAAGGAGCAGGCCGTCGCCATCGAGGGCGTGGTCGTCAGCGCACGGCGGCCGATCATCGAGACCAATCGCACGAGCAACATCGCCACCGTTTCGCGACAGAAACTCGAGTCGCTGCCCGTGCAGGAGCTGCAGGACATCGTGAACCTGCAGGCCGGGGTGGTGGACGGCCATTTCCGCGGCGGCCGCGTCGGCGAGGTGCAGTATCAGGTGGACGGCGTTTCGGTGAACAACGCCTACGACAACAAGTCCACCCTGCGCCTGGACCGCTCGATCCTCGAGGAGGTCCAGGTCATCAGCGGCACGTTCGACGCCGAGTACGGTCAGGCGATGAGCGGCGTGGTGAACGCCGTGCTGCGGCGCGGTGGCGAGAAGTTCCACTGGGACGCCGAGGTCTATTCCGGCCAGCCCGTGTACGCGGGATCGGCCGGCCGCATCGTCGCGCCGGGGCTTCGCCCGGCGTCGCAGCTCAGCTTCCAGGCGAGCGCCGACGGGCCCACCTTCCTGCCCCACACGACCTACCTGCTGAGCGCCCGGCGCTTCCTGGACGACGGCTGGATCCGCGGCGAGCGCCGCTTCGTGCCGACCGACACGATCTTTCACCGTCCCTACGCCGGATCGTCGGTGGACAGCGTCCGGCGGGCCGACCCGCACGGCGACGGCGGGGAGGTCGCGCTCGGCACCTCGCGCGAGTGGTCGGGCGTCGTGAAGCTCTCCAACAGCTCGATCCGCAACGTCGCGCTTCACTGGCAGGGCATCCTGAACGTGACCGACACCCGCCAGGCGAACTGGGCCTACCGCCTCGACCCGGACGGGCTCCGCAAGCAGCACACCTTGTCGCTGGTCCAGGGCATGGACCTCACGCACACGCTGACCGCCAACCGCTTCTACACCCTCAGCGTGCGGCAGAACTACAAGGACTACTCCGACTACGCCTACGAGAGCGTCTGGGACCCGCGCTACGACGCCGCGGGAGCGCCGTTCGCGCTGAACTCCGAGTACGAGGACGGCGCGCTGATCGGCGGCGTGGACCTCGGCCGATTCGTGCAGCGGACGAACGGCGTGGTGCTGAAGGGCTCGTTCGTGGACCAGGTGACGAAGGAGCGACAGCTCAAGATCGGAGGCGAGTTCCAGGCCCCGCACGTGCGCTTCGGCGCGCCCGGCTACCTCTCCTTCTTCGCGGACTCGTTGAACGCCGCCCAGACGATCCACCGGGTCGTGGATTACTCGCCCCGGTTCCCGGGCGTGATCGAATACCGACCGTTCCTCGGCGCCGCCTTCGCGCAGGAGGAGATCGAATGGCGCGACCTGACGCTGCGCGCCGGCGCGCGCGTGGACTACTTCGACGCCCGCGCGTCGCTGCCGAGCGATCTGGCGAACCCGGCCAACTCGATCACCGGCGTGCCGCAGTCGCACCCCCGGCGCGTCACCCCGAAGGTCTCGGTCTCGCCGCGCATCGGTGTCTCGTTCCCGATCTCGGACGGCGCGTCCCTGTTCTTCGCCTACGGGCACTTCTCGCAGTTCCCGGGCATCGGCGACGTCTTCACGAACGCCGACTACCGCCAGCTCTCCGACCTGCAGGCCACGAGCCCCATCGTCACGATGGGCAACCCCGACATCCGGCCCGAGCGGACGGTGCAGTACCAGTTCGGCTGGAAGCAGGCGGTGAACGAGAACCTCGGCGTCGACGTGACGGCGTTCTACAAGGACATTCGCGACTTGCTGGGAACGAAGATCCTCGAGACGTACAACGGCGCGCGCTACGCCCAGCTCTCGAACGTGGACTTCGGGAGCGTCACCGGCGTGACCGTCACGCTCACGCGACGGGCGCTGGGGCCGCTCAGCGCGACGCTCGACTACACCTGGCAGTCGGCGCAGGGCAACTCGAGCGATCCGAACGAGACCGCCGACCGCGTGGCCGCCGGCGAGGACGCCGAGCCGCGCTCGGTGCCCTTCAACTGGGACCAGCGGCACACGCTCAACCTGACCACCGTGCTGTCGAAGCCCGGCGACTACTCGCTCAGCGCGATCCTGCGCGTGCAGAGCGGCCAGCCCTACACGCCGGTGCTTTCGGCCGGATTCTCGGGCGGTCTCGAGACCAACTCGGGACGCAAGCCCGTCTCGATGCTCGCGGACCTGCGCGGCGAGAAGTCCATGTCGCTCTTCGGCACGCGTGTGCGCTGGTTCGGACGGGTGTTCAACCTGTTCGACACCCGCTTCTTCAACGGTTTCGTGTTCACCAGCTCCGGGGACCCGTACTACACGCGCTTCCCGGTCAAGGACAAGGCCACGCTCGACGACCCGACGCGTTTTTACGGTCCGCGCCGCGTCGAAGTCGGGCTCTCGCTGAACGTGGCGAAATGA
- a CDS encoding PorV/PorQ family protein: MSAAHGGTRRVLTAWFALTLVAGGAGAQTNTGTTIGQFMLIEPDARVAGMGNAGATLYDGLRGTYYNPASIGHVGGIEAVFSHNAWFAGITHDWAGVAIPVGSLGAVYGTVTSLNSGEMDVRTVDAPLGTGERFSVNDVALSVGYGRQVSLRFAAGGQVNWAQETIWHTSASTFTFNFGTLYRVSDDGMRIAASLSNFGTRGGFAGRDLRFTYDNVPGQNGDNSTLPAERFTDSFAVPVLFRVGVGLPVRLSDVHRLMLVADAFHPNDNAESVSLGAELSHKDLIAVRAGWQNLFLRDSETGITLGAGLRARYEAVTYRFDYAWADQGRLGGSHRFTVAVGL, encoded by the coding sequence GTGAGCGCGGCGCACGGCGGCACCCGTCGAGTCCTCACCGCCTGGTTCGCCCTGACGCTGGTGGCCGGCGGCGCCGGAGCGCAGACGAACACCGGCACGACCATCGGTCAGTTCATGCTCATCGAGCCCGACGCGCGGGTGGCCGGCATGGGCAACGCGGGCGCCACGCTGTACGACGGTCTGCGCGGCACCTACTACAACCCGGCGTCCATCGGCCACGTCGGCGGGATCGAGGCGGTGTTCTCGCACAACGCGTGGTTCGCCGGCATCACCCACGACTGGGCGGGCGTCGCGATTCCGGTCGGAAGCCTGGGCGCCGTCTACGGCACCGTCACGTCGCTCAACTCCGGCGAAATGGACGTGCGCACGGTGGACGCCCCGCTCGGGACGGGCGAGCGCTTCAGCGTCAACGACGTCGCGCTGTCGGTCGGCTACGGCCGGCAGGTGTCGCTCCGCTTCGCGGCCGGCGGGCAGGTGAACTGGGCGCAGGAGACCATCTGGCACACTTCGGCCTCCACGTTCACGTTCAACTTCGGCACGTTGTACCGCGTCTCGGACGACGGCATGCGCATCGCGGCCAGCCTCTCGAACTTCGGCACGCGCGGCGGCTTCGCCGGCCGCGACCTGCGGTTCACCTACGACAACGTGCCCGGACAGAACGGCGACAACAGCACGCTGCCCGCCGAACGCTTCACCGATTCCTTCGCCGTTCCGGTGCTGTTCCGTGTCGGCGTTGGGCTGCCGGTGCGGCTCAGCGACGTCCACCGCCTGATGCTCGTCGCGGACGCGTTCCACCCCAACGACAACGCCGAAAGCGTCAGCCTCGGCGCCGAGCTTTCGCACAAGGACCTGATCGCCGTCCGCGCCGGCTGGCAGAACCTGTTTCTGCGCGATTCCGAAACCGGCATCACCCTCGGCGCGGGCCTGCGGGCGCGCTACGAGGCCGTCACCTACCGATTCGACTACGCGTGGGCCGACCAGGGCCGCCTCGGCGGCTCGCACCGGTTCACCGTGGCCGTGGGACTTTGA
- a CDS encoding Tat pathway signal protein: MRRAVLALLALLALPGTARAAIDVAVLDSLQYRGFLYFWNEANPANGLVKDRNTPGSVSSIAATGFGLSALCIAVDHGWITREAARSRVLTTLQTFWTGPQGPGTDGTIGYKGLFYHWLDMSTARRTWNSELSTIDTALLFAGILHAREYFSTVDPADVQIRALADSITWRADWDWARNNGPGLTMGWQPASGFLGNRWTGYNEAMILYILALGSPTHPVPASDWNFWCSSYGWTNPAGADVGYYVTFPPLFGHQYSHCWIDFRHIRDPYMTFRGSTYFENSRKATLGQIAYARLQDRLWQFTGNPAYNLGESDSLWGFTACDDPVSGYAAHGAPSGFDNGTIAPTAAISSLPFAPDSVWRCILNMWTHRNSVFEGRVYPFYGPYGFGDAFNPVKSQWFTTAVLGIDQGPIVMMIENWRNDMVWARFMGNADIQRGLTAAGFALLPTGVDDPPLAGGGEVRFSSHPNPARGASLLRFRLPRAARVRMDVYDALGRHVETLADGERGPGEHELSLDGRTLPAGVYLCRLAVDGQPYLRKVTLLP; encoded by the coding sequence ATGCGTCGCGCCGTTCTCGCACTCCTCGCCCTGCTCGCACTTCCCGGAACCGCGCGCGCGGCCATCGACGTGGCCGTGCTCGATTCGCTCCAGTACCGTGGCTTCCTTTATTTCTGGAACGAGGCCAACCCCGCGAACGGGCTGGTCAAGGATCGCAACACCCCGGGTTCGGTCAGCAGCATCGCGGCGACCGGCTTCGGCCTGAGCGCGCTGTGCATCGCGGTGGACCACGGCTGGATCACGCGCGAGGCCGCGCGCTCCCGGGTGCTGACGACGCTGCAGACCTTCTGGACCGGGCCGCAGGGTCCGGGCACCGACGGGACGATCGGGTACAAGGGCCTCTTCTATCACTGGCTCGACATGAGCACGGCCCGGCGGACGTGGAACTCGGAGCTCTCCACGATCGATACCGCGCTGTTGTTCGCCGGCATCCTCCACGCGCGCGAATATTTCTCCACCGTGGATCCCGCCGACGTCCAGATTCGCGCGCTCGCCGATTCGATCACCTGGCGTGCGGACTGGGACTGGGCGCGCAACAACGGCCCCGGGCTGACCATGGGCTGGCAGCCGGCGAGCGGCTTTCTCGGCAACCGCTGGACGGGCTACAACGAGGCGATGATCCTCTACATCCTCGCGCTCGGCTCGCCCACGCATCCCGTGCCGGCCTCGGACTGGAACTTCTGGTGCAGCTCCTACGGCTGGACCAACCCGGCGGGGGCGGACGTGGGCTACTACGTCACCTTCCCGCCGCTCTTCGGCCACCAGTACTCGCACTGCTGGATCGACTTCCGGCACATCCGCGACCCGTACATGACGTTTCGCGGCAGCACCTACTTCGAGAACTCGCGCAAGGCGACGCTCGGGCAGATCGCCTACGCGCGACTGCAGGACCGCCTGTGGCAGTTCACCGGAAATCCCGCGTACAACCTCGGCGAGAGCGACTCGCTGTGGGGCTTCACGGCCTGCGACGATCCGGTTTCGGGCTACGCCGCCCACGGCGCGCCGTCCGGGTTCGACAACGGCACGATCGCGCCGACCGCGGCCATCAGCTCGCTGCCGTTCGCGCCCGATTCGGTGTGGCGGTGCATTCTCAACATGTGGACGCACCGCAACTCGGTCTTCGAGGGCCGCGTGTATCCGTTCTACGGTCCGTACGGTTTCGGGGACGCCTTCAATCCCGTCAAGTCCCAGTGGTTCACCACCGCGGTTCTCGGCATCGACCAGGGCCCGATCGTGATGATGATCGAGAACTGGCGGAACGACATGGTGTGGGCGCGCTTCATGGGCAACGCCGACATCCAGCGCGGCCTCACCGCGGCCGGCTTCGCGCTCCTGCCCACGGGCGTGGACGATCCCCCGCTCGCCGGTGGGGGAGAGGTCCGCTTCTCGTCTCATCCGAACCCGGCGCGCGGCGCCTCGCTGCTGCGCTTCCGCCTGCCCCGCGCGGCTCGCGTGCGCATGGACGTCTACGACGCGCTCGGGCGCCACGTGGAGACGCTGGCGGACGGCGAACGCGGGCCCGGCGAGCACGAACTGAGCCTCGACGGACGCACGCTTCCCGCCGGCGTCTACCTGTGCCGGCTCGCGGTGGACGGTCAGCCGTACCTGCGCAAGGTGACGCTGCTGCCATGA